From a single Eleginops maclovinus isolate JMC-PN-2008 ecotype Puerto Natales chromosome 18, JC_Emac_rtc_rv5, whole genome shotgun sequence genomic region:
- the LOC134880223 gene encoding extracellular calcium-sensing receptor-like produces the protein MFLFFSENVLFYVIHTEAEETVCTQRGDPEIPQMFKDGDIMLGGIFSFHSSWKNRRDTYMDKPLPLQCTSLNFRGFQFAQAMLFAIEEINNSTDLLPGISLGYRIYDSCGSIAKSVRVALAFANGNEDVSQLSEAPCTRPAQVQAILGESSSSPCMAMATAIGPFYIPIISHFATCACLSDKTKYPSFLRTIPSDYYQSRALAQLVKHFGWTWVGAIRTNDDYGNNGMATFTETAEQLGICLEYSVSFFRTDPPDKIQKIVDIIKASTSKVIVGFLSHIDLEVILHEFSRHNLTGYQWVGSEGWIFDSQIAAMDRHHILDGAIGLSIPKAHVSGMRDFMLDVRPLNVSSNEMFTNFYESLFSCKFKQSKTSSRNQIECTGNEDLSEVENSFTDMSLMPIFNNVYKGVYAAAHALHFILSCNKTCNTKVQLDPFTILQHIKTIQFKTKEGEEVYFNENGDPAAKYEIINWKPRENDIAEFVTVGLYDASLPANKQLNLQNESITWTQNLQQVPLSICSEKCLPGTRKVLQKGKPVCCYDCIRCAEGEMSNSTDSVTCVRCHPEFWSNERRDACVKKEAEFLSYVEIMGALLTAASLFGTCITAVVAFIFFRYRKTPIVRANNSELSFLLLFSLTLCFLCSLTFIGRPSEWSCMLRHTAFGITFVLCISCVLGKTIVVLMAFRATLPGSNVMKWFGPAQQRLTVLGFTLIQVMICILWLSISPPFPFKNFTELKHKIILECALGSAVGFWSVLGYIGLLAILCFILAFLARKLPDNFNEAKFITFSMLIFCAVWLTFIPAYVSSPGKFSVAVEIFAILSSSFGLLICIFLPKCYIILLKPEKNTKKYIMGKGALK, from the exons atgtttttgtttttttcagaaaatgtgttattt TATGTCATCCACACAGAG GCTGAGGAGACAGTGTGCACACAGAGAGGGGACCCTGAGATCCCTCAGATGTTTAAGGATGGGGACATTATGTTGGGGGGAATCTTCTCTTTCCATAGCAGCTGGAAGAACAGACGGGATACCTACATGGACAAACCACTGCCACTGCAATGCACCAG CTTGAATTTCAGAGGGTTCCAGTTTGCCCAGGCTATGCTATTTGCCATAGAGGAGATTAACAACAGCACAGACCTATTGCCTGGCATCTCTCTGGGCTATAGAATCTATGATTCCTGTGGCTCAATAGCCAAAAGTGTGAGGGTTGCATTGGCCTTTGCAAATGGTAACGAAGATGTATCACAACTCTCTGAAGCACCATGTACAAGACCTGCCCAAGTGCAGGCCATTTTGGGAGAGAGTTCTTCCTCTCCTTGCATGGCTATGGCCACTGCTATCGGACCCTTTTATATTCCAATT atcaGCCACTTTGCTACTTGTGCCTGTCTCAGTGATAAAACCAAGTACCCATCCTTCCTCAGAACAATACCCAGTGACTACTACCAGAGCAGAGCCCTAGCACAGTTGGTCAAGCATTTTGGTTGGACTTGGGTTGGAGCTATTAGAACAAATGATGATTATGGAAACAATGGTATGGCCACATTCACAGAAACGGCCGAGCAGCTGGGCATCTGTCTTGAGTACTCTGTGTCCTTCTTTAGAACTGATCCACCGGACAAAATACAGAAGATAGTTGACATTATCAAGGCTTCCACTTCCAAAGTGATCGTTGGTTTCCTCTCCCACATCGATTTGGAAGTGATACTGCATGAGTTTTCTCGCCACAACTTGACTGGGTACCAGTGGGTAGGCTCTGAGGGCTGGATCTTCGATTCACAAATTGCAGCCATGGATAGGCATCACATTCTAGACGGTGCTATAGGCCTATCCATCCCCAAAGCACATGTCAGTGGCATGAGGGATTTCATGTTGGATGTAAGGCCGCTCAATGTCTCTAGTAATGAAATGTTTACAAACTTTTATGAGTCATTATTTAGTTGTAAGTTCAAGCAGTCAAAGACTTCATCAAGAAATCAGATAGAATGTACTGGAAATGAAGATTTGAGTGAAGTCGAAAACAGCTTTACCGATATGTCTCTGATGCCCATCTTTAACAATGTCTATAAAGGAGTGTACGCTGCGGCCCACGCACTTCATTTTATTCTCAGCTGTAACAAAACATGTAACACCAAGGTGCAGCTAGATCCATTTACG atCTTACAGCACATAAAAACtattcagtttaaaacaaaggaaggagaagaggtCTACTTCAATGAAAATGGAGACCCAGCAGCAAAGTATGAAATTATAAATTGGAAGCCAAGAGAAAATGACATTGCAGAATTTGTCACAGTTGGTCTTTATGATGCATCTTTACCTGCAAACAAACAGCTCAATCTGCAAAATGAGTCTATAACTTGGACACAGAACTTACAACAG GTACCTTTGTCAATTTGCAGTGAAAAATGTCTTCCAGGAACTCGAAAGGTTCTACAAAAAGGAAAGCCTGTCTGCTGCTATGACTGTATCAGATGTGCGGAGGGAGAAATGAGCAACAGTACAG attCTGTCACCTGTGTGCGGTGTCACCCTGAGTTCTGGTCAAATGAAAGAAGAGATGCCTGTGTAAAGAAGGAGGCAGAGTTTCTGTCATATGTAGAGATTATGGGAGCACTGCTCACGGCAGCATCCTTATTTGGAACATGCATCACAGCCGTCGTGGCATTCATTTTCTTCAGATACAGGAAAACTCCCATTGTCAGGGCCAACAACTCTGAGCTGagcttcctgctgctcttctccttgactctgtgtttcctgtgttctcTGACCTTCATCGGCCGGCCCTCTGAGTGGTCCTGCATGCTGCGACACACAGCATTCGGCATCACCTTTGTCCTCTGTATCTCTTGTGTTCTGGGGAAAACTATAGTGGTGTTAATGGCCTTCAGGGCTACACTTCCAGGCAGTAATGTGATGAAGTGGTTTGGGCCTGCACAGCAGAGACTAACTGTTCTGGGTTTCACTCTGATACAAGTAATGATTTGTATCCTCTGGTTATCaatttctcctccttttccatTTAAGAATTTTAcagaattaaaacacaaaataatcttAGAGTGTGCTCTGGGCTCAGCTGTGGGCTTTTGGTCTGTACTTGGGTACATAGGACTACTCGCcatattatgttttattcttgctTTTCTGGCTCGGAAACTGCCGGATAATTTCAATGAAGCCAAATTTATCAcctttagcatgctaatattcTGCGCAGTATGGCTCACTTTTATCCCAGCGTATGTAAGCTCACCTGGAAAGTTTAGTGTTGCTGTAGAGATATTTGCTATTCTGTCCTCCAGTTTTGGACTGCTCATTTGTATTTTCCTcccaaaatgttatattatattactgaaaccagagaagaatacaaagaaatatataatgGGAAAGGGAGCCCTAAAATAA
- the LOC134880225 gene encoding extracellular calcium-sensing receptor-like has protein sequence MSHVITLLVFMGPILAFGSAEEETPICKILGSPEFPLLSKEGVVMIGGAFSIHSKITQPPLSFTEKPTRLNCFSVNLREFRFAQTMIFAIEEINKSEFLLPNISIGYRIYDNCGSTFTSMRAVMALMNGDERAVGKSCSGQSAVLAIIGESESSSTIILSRTTGPFKIPVISHSATCECLSKRKEYPSFFRTIASDLYQSRALAQLVKHFGWTWVGAINSDSDYGNNGMAIFLAAAQEEGVCVEYTEKFHRTEPEKLMKVVEVIRKSTARVIVGFLAHVEMNNLLEQLSLHNITGLQFIGVEAWITADSLVTPTSFSVLGGSLGFAVQKTNISGLEDYLINAFWETEFKCKGKTDSIPCKVNQDLMELKDYHDDVTELRYSSNIYKAIYAVAHSLHSILKCSKSQGCENTVNVTPWQVVESLKQVHFTIENGEQVWFDSTGAAVARYEVVNWQRGSDDSVQFKPVGYYDASLPLGHKFVLKTEDIVWPGGGTELPVSVCSESCHPGTHKVLQKGKPVCCYDCIPCAEGEISNSTDSNDCNKCPEEYWSNENRDTCIPKNVEFLNFTEVMGILLVFFTLFGVLLTLIVATVFLINKDTPIVRANNSELSFLLLFSLTLCFLCSLTFIGRPSEWSCMLRHTAFGITFVLCISCVLGKTIVVLMAFRATLPGSNVMKWFGPAQQRLTVLGFTIIQVIICILWLTINPPFPFENMNHHNDKIILECALGSAVGFWAVLGYIGLLAVLCFVLAFLARKLPDNFNEAKFITFSMLIFCAVWITFIPAYVSSPGKFTVAVEIFAILASSYGLLFCIFAPKCVVIVLKPELNTKKHLMGKTESN, from the exons ATGTCACATGTGATAACACTGCTGGTGTTCATGGGGCCCATATTGGCATTTGGATCAGCCGAGGAGGAAACTCCTATCTGTAAGATCCTTGGAAGTCCAGAGTTTCCTCTGCTGTCTAAAGAAGGAGTCGTCATGATCGGGGGAGCCTTTTCCATTCATAGCAAAATCACCCAAcctcctctttcttttacaGAGAAACCAACACGTCTGAACTGTTTCAG TGTCAACCTCAGGGAGTTTCGATTTGCCCAGACTATGATCTTTGCAATTGAGGAAATAAACAAGAGTGAATTTCTTCTTCCAAATATTTCAATTGGATACCGTATTTATGACAACTGTGGCTCAACATTTACCTCTATGCGAGCTGTAATGGCTCTGATGAATGGTGACGAGAGGGCTGTGGGAAAAAGCTGCTCGGGTCAATCAGCTGTCCTTGCTATAATTGGGGAGTCTGAATCCTCTTCAACCATTATCCTGTCACGCACTACAGGACCATTCAAAATACCAGTG ATAAGTCATTCAGCTACTTGTGAGTGTTTGAGTAAAAGAAAGGAGTATCCCTCTTTCTTTCGAACAATTGCCAGCGACCTTTACCAAAGCCGAGCCCTCGCCCAGCTGGTCAAGCACTTTGGCTGGACCTGGGTCGGGGCAATCAACAGTGACAGTGACTATGGTAACAATGGCATGGCCATCTTCCTTGCTGCAGCCCAAgaggaaggagtgtgtgtggagtatACAGAGAAATTTCACAGAACAGAACCAGAAAAACTAATGAAAGTGGTAGAAGTGATCCGAAAGAGCACTGCCCGTGTCATTGTTGGTTTCCTAGCCCATGTAGAAATGAACAACCTTCTCGAACAGTTGAGTCTGCACAACATCACAGGTCTGCAGTTTATTGGCGTTGAGGCCTGGATCACTGCTGACAGCCTTGTTACTCCTACCAGCTTTAGTGTGCTGGGTGGTTCATTGGGTTTTGCTGTGCAAAAGACCAATATCAGTGGCCTGGAAgattatttaataaatgcttTCTGGGAGACAGAGTTCAAGTGCAAGGGGAAAACAGATTCAATCCCATGCAAAGTAAACCAGGATCTAATGGAACTTAAAGATTATCATGATGACGTGACAGAGCTGAGATACTCCAGTAACATCTACAAAGCCATCTATGCTGTGGCCCATTCTTTGCACAGCATCCTAAAGTGCTCCAAAAGTCAGGGGTGTGAGAACACTGTAAATGTTACTCCCTGGCAG GTAGTTGAGTCTTTGAAACAGGTACATTTTACTATTgagaatggggagcaggtgtggtTCGACAGCACAGGAGCAGCTGTTGCTCGCTATGAGGTGGTGAACTGGCAGCGTGGATCAGATGACTCGGTTCAGTTTAAACCTGTTGGCTATTATGACGCTTCCTTACCTCTTGGACATAAATTTGTCCTCAAGACTGAAGACATAGTATGGCCTGGAGGGGGGACAGAG ttgCCTGTGTCAGTTTGCAGCGAGAGCTGTCATCCAGGAACTCATAAAGTCCTTCAGAAAGGAAAGCCAGTGTGCTGCTATGACTGTATACCATGTGCAGAGGGAGAAATCAGCAACAGCACAG ATTCTAATGACTGCAATAAGTGTCCTGAAGAGTATTGGTCCAATGAAAACAGAGATACATGTATACCGAAAAATGTCGAGTTCCTCAACTTCACTGAGGTTATGGGTATATTACTTGTATTTTTCACTTTGTTTGGTGTACTTCTTACTTTGATTGTAGCCACTGTATTTCTGATCAATAAGGACACTCCTATTGTCAGGGCCAACAACTCTGAGCTGagcttcctgctgctcttctccttgactctgtgtttcctgtgttctcTGACCTTCATCGGCCGGCCCTCTGAGTGGTCCTGCATGCTGCGACACACAGCATTCGGCATCACCTTTGTCCTCTGTATCTCTTGTGTTCTGGGGAAAACTATAGTGGTGTTAATGGCCTTCAGGGCTACACTTCCAGGCAGTAATGTGATGAAGTGGTTTGGGCCTGCACAACAGAGACTGACTGTTCTTGGTTTTACTATAATACAGGTTATAATTTGCATACTTTGGCTGACAATCAACCCTCCATTCCCCTTTGAAAATATGAACCACCATAATGATAAGATTATTCTTGAGTGTGCCCTGGGATCAGCTGTAGGGTTCTGGGCTGTGTTAGGATACATAGGGCTCTTAGCggtgttgtgttttgttcttgCTTTTCTGGCTAGAAAACTGCCTGATAATTTTAATGAAGCTAAATTTATCACATTCAGCATGTTGATATTCTGTGCAGTCTGGATCACCTTTATCCCAGCGTATGTCAGCTCTCCTGGGAAGTTCACTGTGGCTGTGGAGATATTTGCTATTTTGGCCTCCAGTTATGGACTACTTTTCTGTATATTTGCACccaaatgtgttgttattgtacTCAAACCTGAactgaacacaaaaaaacatctgatgGGGAAAACTGAAtccaattaa